One Luteimonas sp. MC1825 DNA segment encodes these proteins:
- the lepB gene encoding signal peptidase I produces MKWFEMGLVLLTLLSGLIWLLDRLVFAKRRAAAAGLLEPQEPWVVDYARAFFPILAVVLVLRSFIAEPFRIPSTSMMPTLLVGDFILVNKFAYGLRLPVNNHKVVAIGEPARGDVVVFRPPQYPDQDWIKRVVGLPGDRIAYRDNTVFVNGDAVAYEPVGRYVGKGRGEEMSGATLLTEDLGGRRHELLEVDSPLFANHGVGEWTVPAGEYFVMGDNRDRSDDSRFWGTLPEGQLRGKAFLVWMNFDSSAGGVDFSRIGTRIP; encoded by the coding sequence ATGAAATGGTTTGAGATGGGGCTGGTCCTCCTGACCCTGCTGAGTGGCCTCATCTGGCTACTCGACAGGCTGGTGTTCGCCAAGCGCCGCGCGGCCGCCGCCGGCCTGCTGGAGCCACAGGAGCCGTGGGTCGTCGACTACGCGCGCGCCTTCTTCCCGATCCTCGCGGTGGTGCTGGTGCTGCGCAGCTTCATCGCCGAGCCGTTCCGCATCCCTTCGACCTCCATGATGCCGACGCTGCTGGTCGGCGACTTCATCCTGGTCAACAAGTTCGCCTACGGGCTGCGGCTGCCGGTGAACAACCACAAGGTCGTTGCCATCGGCGAGCCCGCGCGCGGTGACGTGGTGGTGTTCCGCCCGCCGCAGTACCCCGACCAGGACTGGATCAAGCGCGTGGTGGGCCTTCCGGGTGATCGGATCGCCTACCGCGACAACACGGTGTTCGTGAACGGCGACGCGGTGGCGTACGAGCCCGTCGGCCGCTACGTGGGCAAGGGCCGCGGCGAGGAGATGAGCGGCGCCACCCTGCTCACCGAGGACCTTGGCGGGCGTCGCCACGAGCTGCTCGAAGTCGACAGCCCGCTGTTCGCCAACCACGGCGTCGGCGAGTGGACGGTGCCGGCCGGCGAGTATTTCGTCATGGGCGACAATCGTGATAGAAGCGACGACAGCCGCTTCTGGGGCACCCTTCCGGAAGGCCAGCTTCGCGGCAAGGCGTTCCTGGTGTGGATGAATTTCGACAGTTCCGCCGGCGGAGTGGATTTCAGCCGCATCGGCACGCGCATTCCCTGA
- a CDS encoding DUF4845 domain-containing protein, protein MRNAQRGITLLGFVIVLAVVGLFAYVGMKLFPMYSEYYSVRSALKGLANEPGIANTDPRKIQDLFFRRLYISYAENVKAEHVKIKRVDNGWQMDVNYEVRKPVIANLDVVGRFDTTQMLTRSGDLN, encoded by the coding sequence ATGAGAAACGCGCAACGCGGCATCACCCTGCTGGGGTTCGTGATCGTGCTGGCCGTGGTCGGCCTGTTCGCCTATGTCGGCATGAAGCTGTTCCCGATGTATTCCGAGTACTACAGCGTGCGGTCCGCGCTGAAGGGCCTGGCCAACGAGCCGGGCATCGCCAACACCGACCCGCGCAAGATCCAGGACCTGTTCTTCCGCCGGCTGTACATCAGCTACGCCGAGAACGTGAAGGCCGAGCACGTCAAGATCAAGCGCGTCGACAACGGCTGGCAGATGGATGTGAACTACGAGGTGCGCAAGCCGGTGATCGCGAACCTCGATGTGGTGGGCAGGTTCGACACCACGCAGATGTTGACCAGGTCCGGTGACCTCAACTGA
- a CDS encoding DegQ family serine endoprotease, translating into MKSPVYALALVTLTAAGTAAVILPAATAQSGAAAVPAAAPSPSMVSGLPDFTRLVERVGPAVVNIEAVSGGTTAARPQQQQQQMPDEMPEFFRRFFGPGTPFPGMPQDPGGRRGMSMGTGFLISADGYVLTNHHVVAGADELKVKLSDRREFTAELVGGDEQSDVALLKIKAGASLPYLRAGNSAALKPGQWAVAIGSPFGLDQSVTAGIISAVGRSNPYANQRYVPFIQTDVAINRGNSGGPLLNTAGEVVGINSQIFSNSGGYMGVSFAIPIDVAMNVAEQLKTTGQVKRGQIGVQVQQITTDAASGLGLPDTLGALVADVVPGGPAEKAGLERGDVIREIDGTRVIQSSDLPPIVGAKAPGSRATLKVWRDGRSRDVTVTLGELDEGVASVRPVQGGAAPAKSSNPLGLVGQELSAAQRRQLELPDGDGVAIARVEGLAARAAGIQPGDVVLSVGRKGVGSPADLDRELAAVRPGQTVMLLVRNRSGGTQFIAVTPRTATE; encoded by the coding sequence ATGAAATCCCCCGTGTACGCCCTTGCCCTGGTCACCTTGACCGCCGCCGGTACGGCCGCCGTCATCCTGCCGGCCGCCACCGCCCAGTCGGGTGCCGCCGCGGTGCCGGCGGCCGCACCGTCGCCATCGATGGTGTCCGGCCTGCCCGACTTCACGCGGCTGGTCGAGCGAGTCGGCCCGGCGGTGGTCAACATCGAGGCCGTGAGCGGTGGTACGACCGCCGCCCGCCCCCAGCAACAGCAACAGCAGATGCCCGACGAGATGCCCGAGTTCTTCCGGCGCTTCTTCGGTCCGGGTACGCCGTTCCCCGGCATGCCGCAGGATCCCGGCGGTCGCCGCGGCATGTCGATGGGCACCGGGTTCCTGATCTCGGCCGACGGCTACGTGCTCACCAACCATCACGTGGTCGCCGGGGCCGACGAGCTCAAGGTCAAGCTGTCCGATCGCCGCGAGTTCACCGCCGAGCTGGTGGGCGGCGACGAGCAGTCCGATGTCGCCCTGCTCAAGATCAAGGCCGGCGCCAGCCTGCCGTACCTGCGCGCCGGCAACTCCGCGGCGCTCAAGCCCGGCCAGTGGGCGGTGGCGATCGGCTCCCCGTTCGGCCTCGACCAGTCGGTCACCGCCGGCATCATCAGCGCGGTCGGTCGCTCCAATCCGTATGCCAACCAGCGCTACGTGCCCTTCATCCAGACCGACGTCGCGATCAACCGCGGCAATTCCGGCGGGCCGCTGCTCAACACCGCCGGCGAGGTGGTGGGCATCAACTCGCAGATCTTCTCCAACTCGGGCGGCTACATGGGTGTCAGCTTCGCGATCCCGATCGATGTGGCGATGAATGTCGCCGAGCAGCTGAAGACCACCGGTCAGGTCAAGCGCGGCCAGATCGGCGTGCAGGTGCAGCAGATCACCACCGACGCCGCGAGCGGCCTGGGGCTGCCGGATACGCTGGGCGCGCTGGTGGCCGATGTCGTCCCCGGTGGTCCCGCGGAGAAGGCGGGGCTGGAGCGAGGTGACGTGATCCGCGAGATCGACGGCACGCGCGTCATCCAGTCCAGCGACCTGCCGCCGATCGTCGGTGCCAAGGCGCCCGGCAGCCGGGCCACCCTGAAGGTGTGGCGCGACGGGCGCAGCCGCGATGTCACGGTCACGCTGGGCGAGCTGGACGAGGGCGTTGCCAGCGTCCGCCCGGTGCAGGGCGGTGCTGCGCCGGCGAAATCGAGCAACCCGCTCGGGCTGGTGGGCCAGGAGCTGTCCGCCGCGCAACGCCGGCAGCTCGAACTGCCCGATGGCGACGGCGTGGCGATTGCCCGCGTCGAGGGCCTGGCCGCCCGCGCGGCGGGCATCCAGCCCGGTGACGTGGTGCTCTCGGTGGGCCGCAAGGGCGTGGGTTCGCCCGCCGACCTCGATCGCGAGTTGGCCGCGGTACGCCCCGGCCAGACGGTGATGCTGCTGGTACGCAACCGCAGTGGCGGCACCCAGTTCATCGCGGTGACCCCGCGCACCGCCACCGAATAG
- the lepA gene encoding translation elongation factor 4 produces MRNIRNFSIIAHVDHGKSTLADRIIQICGGLTAREMETQVLDNNPIERERGITIKAQSVSLPYTARDGQTYFLNFIDTPGHVDFSYEVSRSLAACEGALLVVDAAQGVEAQSVANCYTAVEQGLEVVPVINKIDLPTADIERAKAEIEAVIGIDASDAVAISAKTGLNVEDVLEAIVLRIPPPAPRETDKLQALIIDSWFDNYLGVVSLVRVMQGEIKAGDKMLVMSTGRTHQVDKVGVFTPKRKELAKLRAGEVGWINASIKDVHGAPVGDTLTLATDPAPAPLPGFQEMQPRVFAGLFPVDADDYPSLREALDKLRLNDAALRFEPESSEAMGFGFRCGFLGMLHMEIVQERLEREYDLNLISTAPTVVYEVLKTDGSILTLDNPAKLPPVNLIEEVREPIIRANILTPPDYVGNVITLCEEKRGSQIGINYLGSQVQISYELPMAEVVLDFFDRLKSVSRGYASLDYQFLRFDAGPFVRIDTLINGDKVDALSLIVHRQHADRRGRDITEKMRELIPRQMFDVAIQAAVGSQIIARTTVKAMRKNVLAKCYGGDISRKKKLLEKQKEGKKRMKQVGRVEIPQEAFLAVLQVDNK; encoded by the coding sequence ATGCGGAACATCCGCAACTTCTCCATCATCGCCCACGTCGACCACGGCAAGTCCACGCTGGCCGACCGCATCATCCAGATCTGTGGCGGCCTGACCGCGCGCGAGATGGAGACGCAGGTCCTCGACAACAATCCGATCGAGCGCGAGCGCGGCATCACCATCAAGGCACAGTCCGTGTCGCTGCCGTACACCGCGCGCGACGGCCAGACCTATTTCCTGAACTTCATCGACACCCCCGGCCACGTCGACTTCAGCTACGAGGTCAGCCGCTCGCTGGCCGCCTGCGAGGGCGCGCTGCTGGTGGTGGATGCCGCGCAGGGCGTCGAGGCGCAGTCGGTCGCCAACTGCTACACCGCTGTGGAGCAGGGCCTGGAAGTGGTGCCGGTGATCAACAAGATCGACCTGCCTACCGCCGACATCGAGCGCGCCAAGGCCGAGATCGAGGCGGTGATCGGCATCGATGCCAGCGACGCGGTGGCGATCAGCGCCAAGACCGGGCTGAACGTCGAGGACGTGCTCGAGGCCATCGTGCTGCGTATCCCGCCACCGGCGCCGCGCGAGACCGACAAGCTGCAGGCGCTGATCATCGACTCCTGGTTCGACAACTACCTGGGCGTCGTGTCGCTGGTGCGGGTGATGCAGGGCGAGATCAAGGCCGGCGACAAGATGCTGGTCATGTCCACCGGCCGCACCCACCAGGTGGACAAGGTCGGCGTGTTCACGCCCAAGCGCAAGGAACTGGCCAAGCTCCGCGCCGGCGAGGTGGGCTGGATCAACGCGTCCATCAAGGACGTGCACGGCGCGCCGGTCGGCGACACGCTGACCCTGGCCACGGATCCCGCGCCCGCGCCGTTGCCGGGCTTCCAGGAAATGCAGCCGCGCGTGTTCGCCGGCCTGTTCCCGGTCGATGCCGACGACTACCCGTCGCTGCGCGAGGCGCTCGACAAGCTGCGCCTCAACGACGCCGCGCTGCGCTTCGAGCCTGAAAGCTCGGAAGCCATGGGCTTCGGCTTCCGCTGCGGCTTCCTCGGGATGCTGCACATGGAGATCGTGCAGGAGCGCCTCGAGCGCGAGTACGACCTCAACCTCATTTCGACCGCGCCGACGGTGGTGTACGAAGTACTCAAGACCGACGGCAGCATCCTCACCCTCGACAACCCGGCCAAGCTTCCGCCGGTGAACCTGATCGAAGAGGTCCGCGAGCCGATCATCCGCGCCAACATCCTCACCCCGCCGGATTACGTGGGCAACGTGATCACCCTGTGCGAGGAAAAGCGCGGCAGCCAGATCGGCATCAACTACCTCGGCAGCCAGGTGCAGATCAGCTACGAGCTGCCGATGGCGGAAGTGGTGCTCGACTTCTTCGACCGCCTGAAGTCGGTGTCGCGCGGCTACGCGTCGCTGGACTACCAGTTCCTGCGCTTCGACGCCGGTCCGTTCGTGCGCATCGACACCCTGATCAACGGCGACAAGGTCGACGCGCTGTCGCTCATCGTGCACCGCCAGCATGCCGACCGCCGCGGCCGCGACATCACCGAAAAAATGCGCGAGCTCATCCCGCGGCAGATGTTCGACGTGGCCATCCAGGCCGCCGTCGGCTCGCAGATCATCGCCCGCACCACGGTCAAGGCGATGCGCAAGAACGTGTTGGCCAAATGTTATGGTGGCGACATCTCGCGCAAGAAGAAGCTGCTCGAGAAGCAGAAGGAAGGCAAGAAGCGCATGAAGCAGGTCGGACGCGTCGAGATCCCGCAGGAAGCCTTCCTCGCGGTGCTCCAGGTCGACAACAAATAG
- the rnc gene encoding ribonuclease III — MTSTDAAAVRFAGHAFRDGGLLAQALTHRSAGAPHNERLEFLGDALVGLIVAEALYLRWPKADEGVMTRARAELVRESSLARIARGLDLGARITLGPGEMKSGGHRRDSILSDALEALVGAIYLDAGFDACRSAVLPWFEPALAGLAAGRIGKDPKTRLQEWLQGRQRPLPVYDLLSEAGDEHAKVFHVRCTLVEPALSASGEGSSRRAAEQAAAGAVLAQLEADKP, encoded by the coding sequence GTGACCTCAACTGATGCCGCTGCCGTCCGCTTCGCGGGGCATGCGTTCCGCGATGGCGGCTTGCTGGCGCAGGCGCTGACCCACCGCAGCGCCGGCGCCCCGCACAACGAACGACTTGAATTCCTCGGCGATGCGCTGGTCGGCCTGATCGTCGCCGAAGCGCTGTACCTGCGCTGGCCCAAGGCCGACGAGGGCGTGATGACCCGCGCCCGCGCCGAACTGGTGCGGGAATCCTCGCTGGCGCGTATCGCGCGCGGGCTCGACCTCGGCGCGCGCATCACCCTCGGCCCCGGCGAGATGAAATCCGGCGGCCACCGCCGCGACTCGATCCTGTCCGACGCGCTCGAGGCGCTGGTCGGCGCCATCTACCTCGACGCCGGTTTCGATGCCTGCCGCAGTGCCGTGCTGCCGTGGTTCGAACCGGCGCTGGCGGGGCTTGCCGCCGGCCGCATCGGCAAGGACCCCAAGACCCGGCTGCAGGAGTGGCTGCAGGGTCGCCAGCGCCCGCTGCCGGTCTACGATCTCCTGTCCGAGGCCGGTGACGAACACGCCAAGGTCTTCCACGTGCGCTGCACGTTGGTCGAACCCGCGCTGTCGGCATCGGGCGAGGGCAGTTCGCGCCGCGCCGCCGAGCAGGCCGCCGCTGGCGCCGTACTTGCACAACTGGAAGCAGACAAGCCATGA